A stretch of the Cytophagales bacterium genome encodes the following:
- the pckA gene encoding phosphoenolpyruvate carboxykinase (ATP), with the protein MEESGIKSTACGIDTLGITQAEKVYWNLSPAELIENALKNSEGKLTDTGALMCDTGKFTGRAPKDRFIVKDTKTTDTVWWGGANMSFEPDKFDALYKKVIEYLKGKTLYVRDAYAGAHPDYRLNLRVVNTKAWHNLFSNNLFLRPDREDLTQFTPNFTIICAPEFLADPPTDRTRQRNFVIINFTKNIILIGGTAYAGEMKKGIFSVLNYILPHEKNTLTMHCSANIGKNGDTAIFFGLSGTGKTTLSADPNRNLIGDDEHGWLADGVFNFEGGCYAKVIDLTREKEPQIWDAIRFGAVVENTRFYKGTTTIDYTNSSVTENTRAAYPLHHIDNAVEPSTGGIPKNIFFLTCDAFGVLPPIAKLNAGQAMYHFISGYTAKVAGTEAGVTEPQTTFSACFGAPFLPLHPTTYAKMLGKKMSENKVNVWLVNTGWTGGPYGVGSRMKLALTRAMITAALEGKLNNVEYIPHDIFGISKPQSCPGVPSQVLNPKNTWSDKDAYDTKANELAEAFIKNFEKYADFANEEISAGAPKVMAEA; encoded by the coding sequence AGAAAAAGTTTACTGGAACCTCTCCCCGGCAGAACTAATAGAGAATGCCTTAAAAAATAGCGAAGGCAAACTTACAGACACAGGGGCGTTGATGTGCGATACGGGCAAATTTACCGGACGCGCTCCCAAAGACCGATTTATCGTTAAAGATACCAAAACCACTGATACGGTCTGGTGGGGAGGCGCCAACATGTCCTTTGAACCGGATAAATTTGACGCATTGTACAAAAAAGTAATAGAATACCTCAAAGGTAAAACACTTTATGTGCGAGATGCTTATGCTGGCGCTCATCCTGATTACAGGCTTAATTTGAGAGTGGTAAATACCAAAGCATGGCATAATCTTTTCAGCAATAACTTGTTTTTACGTCCTGATAGAGAAGATCTCACTCAATTTACTCCTAACTTCACCATTATCTGTGCTCCCGAATTTTTAGCTGACCCACCCACAGATAGAACACGGCAGAGAAATTTCGTCATCATCAATTTTACAAAAAACATCATTTTGATTGGCGGTACAGCTTATGCAGGCGAAATGAAAAAAGGTATATTTTCTGTGTTGAATTACATCTTACCTCACGAAAAAAATACATTGACCATGCACTGTTCAGCTAACATAGGTAAAAATGGTGATACAGCTATCTTCTTTGGCCTTTCCGGTACAGGAAAAACCACCCTTTCGGCTGACCCGAACAGGAACCTGATTGGTGACGATGAGCATGGATGGCTTGCCGATGGCGTATTTAACTTCGAAGGCGGTTGCTATGCAAAAGTGATTGACCTGACAAGAGAAAAAGAGCCTCAAATATGGGATGCTATCCGTTTTGGCGCTGTAGTTGAAAATACAAGGTTTTATAAAGGCACAACAACAATAGATTATACAAACAGCAGCGTAACAGAAAACACAAGGGCAGCCTACCCTCTCCATCATATTGACAATGCTGTTGAACCCTCAACAGGTGGTATTCCGAAAAACATTTTCTTCCTAACCTGTGACGCATTTGGCGTATTACCTCCCATAGCAAAATTAAATGCCGGCCAGGCAATGTATCACTTTATATCGGGTTATACAGCAAAAGTGGCAGGCACAGAAGCCGGCGTCACTGAACCCCAAACTACATTCTCAGCTTGTTTTGGCGCTCCTTTCCTGCCTTTACACCCAACCACCTATGCCAAAATGCTTGGCAAAAAAATGAGTGAAAACAAAGTGAATGTATGGTTAGTCAACACCGGGTGGACCGGTGGTCCCTATGGCGTAGGATCCCGTATGAAATTAGCGCTTACCAGGGCAATGATAACCGCTGCCCTGGAAGGCAAGCTAAACAATGTTGAATATATTCCTCATGATATCTTCGGTATTTCAAAACCCCAGTCTTGTCCCGGGGTTCCTTCACAAGTTTTAAATCCAAAAAACACATGGTCTGACAAAGATGCCTATGATACAAAGGCAAATGAATTGGCAGAAGCTTTTATAAAGAATTTTGAGAAGTATGCCGATTTTGCCAATGAAGAAATATCGGCTGGCGCTCCGAAGGTGATGGCGGAGGCTTAA